A genomic region of Thunnus albacares chromosome 2, fThuAlb1.1, whole genome shotgun sequence contains the following coding sequences:
- the p2rx4b gene encoding P2X purinoceptor 4b, with the protein MSRAAGCCQKCLHYVFDYETPKTLVIPNIWVGLVFRFVQLLVVLYVVGYVCVVQKAYQDTDSVISTVTTKVKGFAFTNTSDTEPHLWDVVDYVMPPQGDHSFFVLTNMVITPKQTQTHCPQLPTPSTTCVDDCDCIVGHADPRGNGIQTGLCENYSTTVRTCEVLSWCPLEKETKMPERALLAAAENFTVLIKNSVTYPNFNFHRRNILPHINSSYLGKCEFNRTTDPYCPIFRLKHIVSEAGEDFQDMARKGGIIGIIIDWSCDLDWWAGKCYPKYSFRRLDSKSPVNNVAPGFNFRFAKYYMMPDGEESRTLIKAYGIRFDVIVFGTAGKFGIVPTIINLGAALSFLSLVPVVSDWVMLTCMRKRDLYSIHKVTYLNEDGDSESVSLGTSYGTQ; encoded by the exons ATGAGCCGGGCTGCAGGCTGCTGCCAGAAGTGTCTGCACTATGTGTTTGATTATGAAACTCCAAAAACATTGGTGATACCAAACATATGGGTAGGACTTGTCTTCAGATTCGTCCAGCTTCTGGTGGTGCTGTATGTGGTGGG gtatgtgtgtgtggtgcagaaAGCGTACCAGGATACAGACTCTGTCATCAGTACTGTCACCACCAAAGTGAAAGGTTTCGCCTTCACCAACACATCTGACACAGAACCACATCTTTGGGACGTGGTTGATTATGTTATGCCACCTCAG GGTGAtcattctttctttgtgttgaCGAATATGGTTATTACACCCAAACAAACTCAGACACACTGTCCCCAG CTTCCAACTCCATCAACTACTTGCGTGGACGACTGTGACTGTATCGTGGGACACGCTGATCCTCGAGGAAACG GTATACAGACAGGACTGTGTGAGAACTACTCCACAACTGTCCGGACCTGCGAAGTGCTTTCATGGTGTCCTCTTGAAAAAGAAACCAAGATGCCTGA ACGTGCACTGCTGGCTGCAGCAGAAAACTTCACAGTGTTGATCAAAAACAGTGTGACGTACCCGAACTTCAACTTTCACAG AAGAAACATATTGCCACATATTAATTCCTCATATCTGGGGAAGTGTGAGTTCAATCGTACAACAGACCCTTACTGTCCCATATTCCGCCTCAAACACATCGTTTCAGAGGCTGGAGAGGACTTTCAAGACATGGCTAGGAAG GGTGGCATCATTGGTATTATTATTGACTGGAGCTGTGACCTGGACTGGTGGGCAGGGAAGTGTTACCCCAAGTACAGCTTCCGCAGGCTGGACAGCAAAAGTCCTGTCAATAATGTTGCTCCTGGATTTAACTTCAG GTTCGCCAAATACTACATGATGCCAGATGGAGAGGAATCTAGGACCTTGATCAAAGCATACGGGATCCGGTTCGACGTCATTGTTTTTGGAACT GCCGGAAAGTTTGGAATTGTACCCACCATAATAAACTTGGGAGCAGCGTTGTCATTCCTTAGTTTG GTGCCTGTAGTTTCTGACTGGGTCATGTTGACATGCATGAGGAAAAGAGATCTTTACAGTATACATAAAGTCACATATCTGAATGAGGATGGTGacagtgaatca GTATCATTGGGCACCTCCTATGGAACCCAGTAG
- the zbtb26 gene encoding zinc finger and BTB domain-containing protein 26, whose product MAQNQVILQFRFATFGDSMLRKMNLLRHQKRFCDVTVRINQLEVPGHKVVFAAGSSFLRDQFILQQDSREVQITMIQEAEVGRQLLLSCYTGQLEFPELELVHYLTVASFLQMGHIVEQCTQALSKFIKPQASQQLEVDVEMRREDREEGLSSQASREQEHSQVRTVHQEEEEMEQVEDHKSSDADDDDDDDDVIIQPKSPLQILDRHPRQGVVESDITIVKVESVSDVAENSITGHFPTSPPAALHSPEPQHSLINSTVDSRSSDMAVPPGMAGYPLSPPPPSSPAEKHMGFQRNYDKPLQWYHQCPKCSRVFRQLENYANHLKMHKLFMCLLCGKTFTQKGNLHRHMRVHAGIKPFQCKICGKTFTQKCSLLDHLNLHSGDKPHRCNYCDMVFAHKPVLRKHLKQIHGKNSFDNANEGNLQDGGLDFDFGRI is encoded by the coding sequence ATGGCTCAGAACCAGGTGATCCTGCAGTTCCGCTTTGCCACATTTGGGGACTCCATGTTGCGGAAGATGAACCTCCTGCGTCACCAAAAACGCttctgtgatgtcactgtgcgCATCAACCAGCTGGAGGTCCCAGGTCACAAGGTGGTGTTTGCCGCTGGTTCGTCTTTCCTGAGGGACCAGTTCATCCTTCAGCAGGACTCCAGGGAGGTCCAGATCACCATGATCCAGGAGGCGGAGGTGGGTCggcagctgctgctgtcctgCTACACAGGCCAGCTGGAGTTTCCTGAGCTGGAGCTGGTCCATTACCTGACGGTGGCCAGCTTCCTCCAAATGGGTCACATTGTGGAGCAGTGCACTCAAGCCCTCAGCAAGTTCATCAAACCGCAGGCTTcacagcagctggaggtggaTGTGGAGATGAGAAGGGAGGATAGGGAGGAGGGTTTATCCTCCCAGGCCTCGAGAGAACAGGAgcactctcaggtgaggactgtccatcaggaggaggaggagatggagcagGTTGAGGACCACAAAAGTagtgatgctgatgatgatgatgacgatgacgaTGTGATTATACAGCCTAAGTCCCCTCTCCAGATCTTGGACAGACATCCCAGGCAGGGTGTAGTCGAGAGTGACATCACCATAGTCAAGGTGGAGTCTGTGTCTGACGTAGCAGAAAATTCCATCACCGGTCACTTCCCGACCAGCCCCCCTGCTGCCCTGCATTCCCCTGAACCCCAACACTCGCTCATCAACTCCACTGTGGACAGTCGTAGTAGTGACATGGCGGTGCCACCTGGCATGGCCGGCTACCCGCTCAGCCCTCCTCCTCCGTCCTCTCCTGCAGAGAAACACATGGGGTTCCAGAGGAACTACGACAAGCCTCTCCAGTGGTACCACCAGTGTCCCAAGTGCTCCCGGGTCTTCCGCCAGCTGGAGAACTACGCCAACCACCTCAAGATGCACAAGCTGTTCATGTGCCTCCTGTGCGGCAAGACCTTCACACAGAAGGGCAACTTGCACCGACACATGCGCGTCCATGCCGGAATCAAACCCTTCCAGTGTAAAATCTGCGGGAAGACCTTCACCCAAAAGTGTTCTTTGCTGGATCACCTAAACCTGCACAGCGGGGACAAGCCCCACCGTTGTAACTACTGTGACATGGTGTTCGCTCACAAGCCAGTTCTCCGCAAGCACCTCAAACAGATCCATGGGAAGAACAGCTTTGACAACGCAAACGAAGGCAACCTGCAGGACGGGGGGCTTGACTTTGATTTTGGCCGAATATGA